A section of the Streptomyces sp. CG1 genome encodes:
- a CDS encoding IclR family transcriptional regulator → MSNSVADGEAAGSSVGGVQSVDRAVSVLEILAQRGEAGVSEVAAEIDVHKSTAFRLLGALEARGLVEQTAERGKYRLGFGIVRLAGAVTGRLDVTQQGRVMCERLIEEIGETVNIAVLQEHYAVNLYQVRGPGAVGSHNWVGQLTPVHATSSGKILLAHLPATERARVLAAAGLRKLTPHTLTARTTLEQNLTEARERGYAVTLEELEIGLHAMAAPIRARDGEVIAAISASGPAYRFTEERLHELAPALVKGAAEISHRMGYLG, encoded by the coding sequence ATGAGCAACAGTGTTGCAGATGGCGAAGCGGCAGGCTCCTCGGTCGGCGGCGTGCAGTCCGTCGACCGTGCCGTCAGCGTCCTGGAGATCCTCGCCCAGCGCGGCGAAGCCGGCGTCAGCGAAGTGGCCGCCGAGATCGACGTCCACAAGTCGACCGCGTTCCGCCTGCTCGGGGCGCTGGAGGCCCGCGGTCTGGTCGAGCAGACGGCCGAACGTGGCAAGTACCGGCTGGGGTTCGGAATCGTACGCCTCGCGGGCGCGGTCACGGGCCGGCTCGACGTCACCCAGCAGGGCCGCGTGATGTGCGAGCGGCTGATAGAGGAGATCGGCGAGACCGTCAACATCGCGGTCCTGCAGGAGCATTATGCGGTCAACCTCTACCAGGTGCGCGGCCCGGGCGCGGTCGGCTCGCACAACTGGGTCGGGCAGCTGACCCCGGTGCACGCCACGTCCAGCGGCAAGATCCTGCTGGCCCACCTGCCGGCGACGGAGCGCGCCCGCGTCCTCGCGGCCGCCGGGCTGCGGAAGCTGACACCGCACACGCTGACCGCCAGGACGACGCTGGAGCAGAATCTCACCGAGGCGCGCGAGCGCGGATACGCGGTGACGCTGGAGGAGTTGGAGATCGGGCTGCACGCCATGGCGGCACCGATCCGCGCCCGCGACGGCGAGGTCATCGCCGCCATCAGCGCCTCGGGCCCGGCCTACCGCTTCACCGAGGAGCGCCTCCACGAGCTGGCACCCGCGCTGGTCAAGGGCGCGGCGGAGATCAGCCACCGGATGGGCTACCTGGGCTGA